The following proteins come from a genomic window of Lytechinus pictus isolate F3 Inbred chromosome 1, Lp3.0, whole genome shotgun sequence:
- the LOC129253605 gene encoding monocarboxylate transporter 7-like — protein MSTSTSDTKNIRRRDIRKSPKRWLILSAVFFVSFFETGLVRSVALILDDLKTEFDASAAYLGSILGFAFNITYSLGFLNIPLLRRFSVRQLVICGGIISSLGLALSSFAQTSSQFSAAFTAYGFGIIFVILPATTCITDYFPDHVSIATGTVLAGGSAGVTAMPWLFQNLLGHYGWRGSILILAGINFHLGVIGALLEPVQKNDRDSLNIKDEMDNTDDVSLDDHASSVQEECATISGGLVPSAENMHEQFAPIMDNSLSDLEVKAIYGTDDDRLELGKWSMASEQSKHVSHIEDITDKPEEGNRKGRYANCKSKALHLFGLGIFRDHPLMILVFIECFLFCHSYHAWILYVIPNALSKGISPQRAVLVSVTGGAINFIGRLGIGFFWSLKCIRFDIWYSLMFLLSAVAFASNFVAESFGFLMGLSACYDLFMGAMIMSQFQLVYNTVGQVDYKTGISVFFFGFGLSGPITGAIFGTMYDTTGSYDVAFGIIAVLDVTVAILNITPLCWKRYQRRSHTECETINKKV, from the exons ATGTCGACGTCGACAAGTGACACAAAGAACATACGCCGCAGGGATATAAGAAAAAGTCCCAAGCGATGGCTCATCTTGTCAGCCGTATTCTTTGTATCATTCTTTGAAACTGGTCTTGTGCGGTCAGTTGCACTCATACTTGATGATCTCAAGACAGAATTCGATGCCAGTGCCGCCTACCTCGGCTCCATTCTGGGATTTGCATTTAATATCACATACTCTTTAG GATTCCTAAACATACCTTTGCTCCGGCGTTTCTCGGTTCGTCAACTGGTTATTTGTGGTGGAATCATTTCAAGTTTGGGACTTGCACTTTCCTCCTTTGCTCAAACAAGTTCCCAATTTTCAGCTGCGTTCACGGCGTACG GTTTTGGGATCATCTTCGTCATTCTTCCAGCAACAACGTGCATCACGGATTACTTCCCAGATCATGTATCGATTGCAACGGGAACCGTTCTTGCGGGGGGAAGTGCTGGAGTCACGGCGATGCCTTGGTTATTCCAAAACCTTCTCGGTCATTATGGTTGGAGGGGTTCTATTTTAATTCTTGCTGGAATAAATTTTCATCTAGGAGTCATTGGTGCCCTTTTGGAACCAGTGCAGAAAAATGACAGGGATTCTCTCAATATCAAGGATGAAATGGATAACACCGACGACGTTTCGCTTGATGATCATGCAAGTAGTGTACAGGAAGAATGTGCAACTATTTCTGGTGGACTGGTTCCTTCCGCGGAAAACATGCACGAGCAATTTGCGCCAATTATGGACAACTCTCTAAGTGACTTAGAAGTTAAAGCTATCTACGGAACCGACGATGATCGGCTGGAGTTAGGAAAATGGTCAATGGCAAGTGAACAAAGTAAACACGTTTCCCACATTGAAGACATAACAGACAAACCTGAGGAAGGAAATCGGAAAGGAAGATATGCCAACTGCAAATCCAAAGCACTGCATTTATTTGGGTTGGGCATCTTTAGAGATCACCCCTTAATGATCCTTGTGTTTATAGAATGTTTCTTATTCTGCCATTCTTACCATGCGTGGATATTATACGTAATTCCAAACGCACTCTCAAAGGGAATATCCCCCCAAAGAGCAGTCCTTGTTTCCGTCACTGGAGGTGCCATCAACTTCATCGGTCGTCTAGGAATAGGATTCTTCTGGTCATTGAAATGTATCAGGTTCGATATTTGGTACTCGCTGATGTTTCTCCTCTCTGCAGTTGCATTCGCGTCGAATTTCGTTGCAGAATCGTTTGGATTTCTGATGGGGCTTTCTGCATGCTATGATCTCTTCATGGGGGCCATGATCATGTCACAATTCCAGTTGGTCTACAATACTGTGGGACAAGTCGATTACAAAACAGGAATATCTGTGTTCTTCTTCGGCTTTGGTCTCAGTGGCCCGATAACAGGAGCAATATTTG GCACTATGTACGATACCACAGGTTCATACGATGTTGCATTTGGGATAATAGCAGTGTTGGACGTAACAGTCGCCATCCTAAATATTACACCACTTTGTTGGAAACGATATCAACGCCGGTCACATACAGAATGTGAGACGATAAACAAGAAGGTTTAG